In Spinacia oleracea cultivar Varoflay chromosome 5, BTI_SOV_V1, whole genome shotgun sequence, a single window of DNA contains:
- the LOC130461366 gene encoding uncharacterized protein, translated as MSTEEMTLAEMKAAYKKAQEELAQERESMENLQKELDSVKSTKHQSRYKPGAKPKKLIFEMTDDSEDLSDGEEPHGEEDEATPDPVTKRLNKMETHMKKQCSLMLKLMTKLPGAPTPVETEPTVGYAASPFCEAIARVTVPHQLRLPTWTTLYDGTSDPYRHVNVYKQRMWQIGIPYDLVEPVMCKSFGGTLDGAALEWLMNITPESIYCLSDLINAFYQQFASSHQLEKQTSDLYRTAIEAFKRGLIPNSELYREITKYPCATFEEVRSRAIAQMRIEDDEITRMASQRPAGGSSDRRSYTPRNSNWRHQPYNRQNQVQNVNQYDDTNNVYRNERFVYPPISEYGFNVDIGGVVNALQNVGGTVRWPRKSNRPDSMKDMSKWCDFHRDNGHTTEECISLKKEVAYLLKRGHLKELLSDKGKETYQAATDRPRPSKKINRGESEAVKEGQTEDEVALDKSLAAMTITFDDSDSTDAQQEHHDGLVISLPIGNALIKRILIDNGSSANVLFLEALQEMGLEEKSIIRRSTVLVGFS; from the exons ATGTCTACTGAAGAGATGACACTCGCAGAGATGAAAGCGGCCTACAAAAAGGCCCAAGAAGAGCTGGCCCAAGAAAGGGAATCCATGGAAAACCTCCAGAAGGAGCTCGACTCTGTGAAAAGTACCAAGCACCAGTCGCGTTACAAGCCAGGTGCAAAACCGAAGAAATTGATATTTGAAATGACTGACGACTCCGAAGATCTGTCCGACGGAGAAGAGCCACATGGAGAAGAAGATGAAGCAACACCGGACCCCGTAACCAAGCGCCTGAATAAGATGGAAACCCACATGAAGAAGCAATGCTCGCTGATGCTGAAGCTGATGACCAAGCTACCAGGGGCACCCACACCTGTGGAAACTGAACCGACCGTAGGGTATGCAGCGTCGCCATTCTGTGAGGCGATCGCCAGGGTGACGGTCCCACACCAGCTCCGACTCCCTACCTGGACCACCCTGTACGACGGAACATCCGATCCATACAGGCACGTCAACGTATACAAGCAGCGAATGTGGCAGATCGGCATCCCCTACGACCTGGTCGAACCCGTCATGTGCAAGTCGTTCGGAGGAACCCTCGACGGAGCGGCTCTGGAGTGGCTCATGAACATAACACCTGAGTCCATCTACTGCCTGTCCGACCTCATCAACGCCTTCTACCAGCAATTCGCCAGCAGTCACCAGTTGGAGAAACAGACAAGTGACCTCTATCG GACAGCCATCGAAGCATTCAAGAGAGGTCTCATCCCTAACTCGGAGTTGTACCGGGAGATAACCAAATATCCCTGCGCAACCTTCGAGGAGGTCAGGTCGAGAGCCATTGCCCAAATGCGGATCGAGGACGACGAGATTACACGAATGGCTTCTCAGCGACCAGCAGGGGGCAGCAGCGACAGGAGGTCGTACACCCCAAGGAACAGCAACTGGAGGCATCAGCCGTACAACCGCCAGAACCAGGTACAAAATGTCAATCAATATGATGATACTAACAATGTTTACAGGAATGAAAGGTTCGTTTATCCCCCCATCTCCGAATATGGCTTCAACGTCGACATCGGAGGCGTGGTGAACGCCCTTCAAAATGTAGGTGGTACCGTCAGATGGCCTAGGAAGAGCAACAGACCAGACTCCATGAAGGACATGAGCAAGTGGTGCGACTTCCACCGCGACAATGGCCACACAACCGAGGAGTGCATCTCCCTCAAAAAGGAGGTAGCATATCTGTTGAAAAGAGGACACCTGAAGGAGCTGCTGAGCGACAAAGGGAAGGAGACATACCAGGCGGCGACCGACCGGCCCCGCCCAT ctaaaaaaATCAACAGAGGCGAATCTGAAGCCGTCAAAGAGGGGCAAACCGAAGATGAAGTGGCACTCGACAAATCATTAGCAGCAATGACAATAACCTTCGACGACTCAGATTCAACCGACGCACAACAGGAACATCACGACGGGCTAGTCATATCGCTCCCAATAGGCAACGCTCTAATCAAAAGGATATTGATCGACAACGGCAGTTCAGCAAACGTACTGTTCTTAGAGGCTCTACAAGAAATGGGACTTGAAGAAAAGAGTATAATCAGAAGGTCGACGGTCTTAGTAGGGTTCAGTTGA